From one Eucalyptus grandis isolate ANBG69807.140 chromosome 9, ASM1654582v1, whole genome shotgun sequence genomic stretch:
- the LOC104417982 gene encoding LOW QUALITY PROTEIN: myb-related protein 308 (The sequence of the model RefSeq protein was modified relative to this genomic sequence to represent the inferred CDS: inserted 1 base in 1 codon), producing MGRSPCCESEHMNKGAWSKEEDERLIAYIKRHGEGCWRSLPKQXGLLRCGKSCRLRWINYLRPDLKRGNFSDEEDELIITLHSLLGNKWSLIAARLPGRTDNEIKNYWNTHIKRKLHARGIDPQTHRPLDYTSTAGAGAAATHTICSNANNSGNKATPHSTTCEELSSSSTPPPLRAAKKRLNSLASAVVTVREEEESTNNSMSSDVTTTTTTAEEVQVQLINNKNGINMDEDGDANADLDLSLCLSVHRPKTIIRNNSTSSTASTELLRSPPPLPAHGHREVFLSLGFHPDARHACSGTSCSAPTATTLDLLSDPSSHPISGASSYWF from the exons ATGGGGAGGTCACCGTGTTGCGAGAGCGAGCACATGAACAAAGGGGCATGGAGCAAGGAGGAGGACGAGCGCCTCATCGCCTACATCAAGCGCCACGGCGAAGGCTGCTGGCGATCCCTTCCAAAGC CCGGCCTGCTGCGCTGCGGCAAGAGCTGTCGCTTGAGGTGGATCAACTACTTGAGGCCAGATTTGAAGCGTGGTAACTTCTCCGACGAAGAAGACGAGCTCATTATCACCCTCCACAGCCTCCTCGGCAACAA GTGGTCGCTGATAGCGGCACGGTTGCCGGGAAGGACAGACAACGAGATTAAGAACTACTGGAACACCCACATCAAGAGAAAGCTTCACGCACGCGGGATCGATCCCCAAACCCACCGTCCTCTCGACTACACCAGCactgctggtgctggtgctgctGCCACTCACACTATCTGTTCTAACGCTAACAACAGCGGCAACAAGGCCACGCCTCACTCGACGACTTGTGAagaattatcatcatcatcaacaccACCACCGCTCCGTGCAGCCAAGAAAAGATTGAATTCATTAGCCAGCGCGGTGGTTACAgtgcgagaagaagaagaatcaacGAACAACAGCATGAGCAGTGACGTaacgaccaccaccaccaccgcggAGGAAGTGCAAGTGCAACTCATCAATAACAAGAACGGCATAAATATGGATGAAGACGGAGATGCCAATGCAGACCTCGACCTTTCACTTTGCCTCTCCGTTCACCGCCCCAAGACTATCATCAGAAACAACAGCACTAGCAGCACGGCAAGTACTGAATTACTAAGGAGTCCTCCGCCTCTACCAGCTCATGGGCATCGTGAGGTTTTCCTGAGTCTAGGGTTTCATCCCGACGCCCGACATGCCTGCAGCGGCACCAGCTGCAGTGCACCCACAGCTACAACACTTGACTTGTTAAGCGACCCCTCTTCACACCCCATCTCTGGAGCCTCTTCTTACTGGTTTTGA